GGGAGGATGTGCGAATATTGGTCAGTCAATAGAATAGTATTGTGTAAAATACCAATCAGTTCAGCTGCGTATTAACGCATATTGGTAACCGGTGGTTATGAGCAAAACGCTTTTTGAATTTGTTTTGTGGTTGAAAATCCCAACGCTTTATATCCGATTCCTGCTCTGAAAGTGGATCATCCGAAATAACCTGATCAACATAAATCTCAAATCAATCAAATATGAAATTGTTCCAGTTTACCGGATCAATACTCTTGTGTATTATTGTTTCCGTACCCGCCACCGCCAAAATATGGCGTGTAAATAACAATCCCGGGATCGATGCCGATTTTACGAGCGTGCAGGCAGCGCATAATGCAGCTGAAGGAGGAGATACGATCCATGTTGAAGGATCTGCCTCAAGATATGGGAGATTAACTATTTCCAAAAGAGTTTACATCATTGGCCCGGGTTACTACCTGGACCAGGTGCCCAATACCCAGGTAAATATGTTTTCAGCTGTTATCGAAGCGATCGATTTCAATACGGGTGCTGAAAACTCGGTGGTCATGGGAATAGAATGCCCCAGCGATGTCAATATCAATTGCCATAAGATAACGCTTATGCGTAACCGCCTGATGGCAGGAGGTATCGGAGAAGAGCGGCCATCTACCCCGATCAGGATCGGCTATGGTGCAGGAACAGAACCAGCAAACGATATCATCATTTCCCAGAATTATGGAGGCAACATACTTGTTCTGTATGGATCTACTCGTATCCTGATCTCCAATAATTACCTCACCCGGTCCACCAATGAAGGTGATGCAACAACCTTCGATGTGATCGGAGCTCCGTCATCCGCTATACTAATTGTCAAGAACAATGTTTTGCGCAGAGGCAGGCTTACTACTTACAATAGCTCCTATAGCAACAATATCATGATAAATGGTTCTGTCAATAATACTACTACCGGGAACCTGTTCCTCAACAATATCGGCTCAGAAGCACAGTTTGGTACAGCAAACGGTAATCAGTCGAATGTGAGCATGGCCAACGTTTTTGTGGGCAGGCAAACTGGTGTTTCCTGGGATGGAGAGTATATGCTTCGTGCCGGATCTCCCGCCATCGGCGCCGGTGAAGGCAGTACTCCACAAAATCCGATCGATTGCGGCATGTTTGGTGGCCTTACCAAATATGTGCTGGCCGGGCAGCCGCCAATGCCTGCCATTTATTCACTGGAAGTTTCCCCTGTAGGCTCATTGAATGAGCCTGTAAAAGTGAAAGCGAAAGTGAAATCTGCCGGTAAATAATTTTTTGGCCCAGCAACTTTTTATGAAATCAATACTACTTACAGCTTCTTTCTTAGTAGCTGCTTTGTTCCTGCTGCCAGCACAGCAGGCCATTGCGCAGCAGATAACGAAGGGAGAATATTTTATAGACGATGATCCCGGCTTCGGAAGAGGAAAACCTTTTTCCTTCACAGCCGGGGAAGATGTCACCAATG
This portion of the Pseudobacter ginsenosidimutans genome encodes:
- a CDS encoding right-handed parallel beta-helix repeat-containing protein, whose product is MKLFQFTGSILLCIIVSVPATAKIWRVNNNPGIDADFTSVQAAHNAAEGGDTIHVEGSASRYGRLTISKRVYIIGPGYYLDQVPNTQVNMFSAVIEAIDFNTGAENSVVMGIECPSDVNINCHKITLMRNRLMAGGIGEERPSTPIRIGYGAGTEPANDIIISQNYGGNILVLYGSTRILISNNYLTRSTNEGDATTFDVIGAPSSAILIVKNNVLRRGRLTTYNSSYSNNIMINGSVNNTTTGNLFLNNIGSEAQFGTANGNQSNVSMANVFVGRQTGVSWDGEYMLRAGSPAIGAGEGSTPQNPIDCGMFGGLTKYVLAGQPPMPAIYSLEVSPVGSLNEPVKVKAKVKSAGK